In the genome of Sphingopyxis sp. YF1, the window GAATGGCTTGCCGTCATTCCCCAAATAATACAAGGTCGTCGCACGATGGTGGCCAAGGCGGACTTCGAACACAGCGATGGCGCCGGCGGCGCCGATGTCCGCTTCACCGGGCGGCTGACGCTCGCGCGCCTCGGCGATCTTCCCGCGCGCCTCGAGGATATCGGCCCGATCGCCTCGCTCGACCTGTCAGCGGTCGAGCGCATCGACACCGTCGGCGCGTGGATCGTCACGCGCACCGCGCGCGACAGCGGCGCCCGGATCACCGGGGCGAGCGAAGACGCCCAGCGGCTGCTCGACGCGCTCGCCAGCGACAAGAGCGAATATCGCGTCCACAGCGACCGCCGCCCCGCCTGGGTCCGCATGCTCGAACAGGTCGGCACCGCAAGCCGCTCGATCTGGCACGAACTCCTCGGCATCGTTGCCTTCTTCGGCGCGATGATCATCGCGCTCGGCATCCAGATCCGCGCACGGCGGCGGCTGCGCTGGAACGCGGTGGTCACGCGATTTCAGACCGTCGGCCTCGATGCGCTGCCGATCATCGGGCTGATGAGCTTCCTCATCGGCATCGTCATCGCGCAGCAGGGCGCGGTGCAGCTCCGCCAGTTCGGGCTGGAAGTGTTCACCATCAACCTCGTCGGGCGCGCCTCGATTCGCGAACTCGGCCTGCTGATGACCGCGATCATGGTCGCGGGTCGCTCGGGCAGCGCCTTTGCCGCCCAGATCGGCACGATGAAACTGACCGAGGAAATCGACGCGATGCGCACGATCGGCGTCTCGCCGATGGAAGCGATCGTGCTGCCGCGCGTCGCCGCGTCGACAATCACCATGCCGCTGCTCGGCTTCTACGCCAGCATCTGCGCGATCATCGGCGGCGGCGCCTTCGTCTGGGTCGGGCTCGACATGCCGCCGCTCACCTATATCCAGCGGCTACGCGAGATCATCCCGATGAC includes:
- a CDS encoding ABC transporter permease is translated as MVAKADFEHSDGAGGADVRFTGRLTLARLGDLPARLEDIGPIASLDLSAVERIDTVGAWIVTRTARDSGARITGASEDAQRLLDALASDKSEYRVHSDRRPAWVRMLEQVGTASRSIWHELLGIVAFFGAMIIALGIQIRARRRLRWNAVVTRFQTVGLDALPIIGLMSFLIGIVIAQQGAVQLRQFGLEVFTINLVGRASIRELGLLMTAIMVAGRSGSAFAAQIGTMKLTEEIDAMRTIGVSPMEAIVLPRVAASTITMPLLGFYASICAIIGGGAFVWVGLDMPPLTYIQRLREIIPMTDFWIMLIKAPVFGVLIGVTGCYEGMQVRQNAEEVGRRTTSAVVAAIFLVIVLDALFAVFFSSIGWN